The sequence AGAACCATCAGACCAGAACCATGCAGCTTTGAAATCCTCTTGTTGCTCATATTTGGTCTGAATGGACTTGAAGGATTTTATTGGAGTTCACAGAACTCAGCAGTGTCTTCATTACTGTACAACCATAGTCCAGCATAGAGGggctgagtgaatgtggtctggactctgtggaggagagtcatggtttcagagacgctgtagaaggacagaatacctgctctgtgatccaggtacacTCCTACTCTGGAGGACTGAGGACCTGAGACAGGAGTCTTCACATTGTTGTACCAAAAGTTATAACTGTTGTTGTAACAATCTAACCTCCAAGATTTATCATTATATCCAAATCCACAATCATATGACCCTCCTGCTCTGCTGATATTCTTGTATGCGACTGCTACATGAACTCCGCCCCCTCTCCActccacctcccagtaacaaCGTCCGCTCAGACTCTCTCTACTCAGGACCTGATAATAACTAGTGAATCTGTCTGGGTGACTAGAATAAGactgttcttgttgtttcagtgttgctcttctgttcccatcagataataacagccgtgtgtgtgctgtgtttggatccagtgTGACTCCACGTGAGTATCTTAAGAACCCAGCTCTGGTCTTGGGCTCTGGTGGTTCTGACAGTAAAGCATCCACTTCAGTCGCTGCCTGTGAGACGTTGGTCCACTTCTCTCTCAGGACCTCCTGTAGTTGATCTCTGACTTCTgacacagctgctgtcacatcCTCAAAGTACCTGAGAGGACGGGTCTTGATGCTGGATGAGTCTGCAGGTCCACTGAGTCCTGACAGTGAGGGGTAGCTGTGTAGAAACTGGTtgtggtcctctgtgtgtgccagcttctgcagctcagcgtctctcctcttcagctcagtgatctcctgctccagcttctcctgaagcTCTCTGACTCGACTCACTTCAGTCTCCTGCTGGGATCTGACCCGCTGCCTCACGTCAGAGCGTCGTTCCTCCATGAGACGGATCAGCTGGGTGAACATCTCCTCACTGTGCTCCACTGCTTTATCAGCGGAGCCGTTGAtagcctccacctcctgttgaagctgctccacatctttctctctgtcctggattctctgctggatgttgagtcgactctcctccagctctctctgcttctcgctccgctctgctgcagctgagaccgTGTCGTGGCCTTTGTGATCgtccacagagcagagataacagatagactgctgatcagtacgacagaacatcttcatcacctcatcGTGACGAGAGCAGACGTTCTCCTGGAGCTTCTTGGAGGGCTCcaccagcttgtgtttcttCAATGGAGCCACTTCAAAATGAGGCTGAAGGTGTTTCTGGCAGTAAGAAGCCAGACACTGCAGACAGGACTTGAGGGCTTTGAGTTTCCTCCCGGTGCAGACGTCACAGGCCACATCTTCAGGTCCAGCATAAGAGGGATCCTCAGGAGCAGCTTGGAGTCCGGTCTTCTTCAGTTCCTGCAGTACCGTCTCCAGCATGGTGTTTCTCAGCAGTGCAGGCCTCGAGGTGAAGGTGTGCCTACACTGAGGGCAGCTGtagctctccttctcctcctctgtatccCAGTGGGCTTTAATACAGTCCATGCAgtagctgtgtccacagggaaCAGTCACCGGATCCTTCAGTAGATCCAAACAGATGGAACAAGAGAAGGATTCCCGGTCCAGCTGAACTCCTTTCTGCGCCATTTCAACACTCGCTGTCGACGACTGACTGAGGTTCACTTCCTGAGAAGTGAAACTAGTCTGAGCTCTGATCTCAACAGCATGTGTTTGAGCAGGATCAGAGGCCTATCAGCTCACCACCATGTTGGTTACACCCATCCTGCATTTGTAGATCTGAAGGGGAGGGAACAAGAGTTGATGTGCAGAGTGGAGCTGGCTGTGTGAGAGACGAGGGAGGGGTTATCAAGCAGTTCTACATTTCAGGAAGAGGAGCAGCGCTGTAAACTTTGTGCTCTGAATGAACGAGGAAGGAAAGGTTCAACTTTGGTCCCTTTGTGTAAACATTAACTATTACACAAGTAGTGTTGATCAATGTGTCATAGTTGTCCTCCTCTGCTTCAGTGAGCTTCAGCTGCATTACCAGAGAAACCTGCATCTCTgcctcatttcctctctgtaaGACGAACATGCTCTGGTGACGTCAGGTCCATCCAGTCACACTCATGCAGATTTGATTCCTTAAACTggttttagattcagattttaatttgaatgctcattttaacaagttcttaacttcttcattttatcatctttagAAATATTGTAAAAGTCAGACGTTTTGTTTCACAGAAAGACGCAGACATTTGACTTCCTGCTTTTATCACCAATCGTGTTGATTATTGTAACTCCCTTTTACTGGTTCACCCCAAAAGTTTTCAGACTCTGCACTGGTTACCTGTTTGTCTTAGATTCAGATCTcttgtcattttatgttccaccacgatcactgaggtcctcaaatgcttccctttttaaatgtccctcacaaagagagagctttctgtttttatgcccctaaactgtgaaactctctgcctctggacttTTAAACGATGAGcactctgggtgtttttaaaaatgaacttcaGATTTAcccttttaatttggagtcatttatttttagccctggactgcatcattaccattattaccattgttttagcttcatttttatttttgtattattttattttctggtgtttatctaattttattttattgatttttttttaatgcatttatttaattttctgcctttagtttattgatttattgtattgatttgatatcattcttctgattttattttaatgatttattgtaattcttgtatttaatttttct is a genomic window of Notolabrus celidotus isolate fNotCel1 chromosome 8, fNotCel1.pri, whole genome shotgun sequence containing:
- the LOC117817301 gene encoding tripartite motif-containing protein 16-like is translated as MAQKGVQLDRESFSCSICLDLLKDPVTVPCGHSYCMDCIKAHWDTEEEKESYSCPQCRHTFTSRPALLRNTMLETVLQELKKTGLQAAPEDPSYAGPEDVACDVCTGRKLKALKSCLQCLASYCQKHLQPHFEVAPLKKHKLVEPSKKLQENVCSRHDEVMKMFCRTDQQSICYLCSVDDHKGHDTVSAAAERSEKQRELEESRLNIQQRIQDREKDVEQLQQEVEAINGSADKAVEHSEEMFTQLIRLMEERRSDVRQRVRSQQETEVSRVRELQEKLEQEITELKRRDAELQKLAHTEDHNQFLHSYPSLSGLSGPADSSSIKTRPLRYFEDVTAAVSEVRDQLQEVLREKWTNVSQAATEVDALLSEPPEPKTRAGFLRYSRGVTLDPNTAHTRLLLSDGNRRATLKQQEQSYSSHPDRFTSYYQVLSRESLSGRCYWEVEWRGGGVHVAVAYKNISRAGGSYDCGFGYNDKSWRLDCYNNSYNFWYNNVKTPVSGPQSSRVGVYLDHRAGILSFYSVSETMTLLHRVQTTFTQPLYAGLWLYSNEDTAEFCELQ